The proteins below are encoded in one region of Aquisphaera giovannonii:
- a CDS encoding Hpt domain-containing protein: MSDANSDMFREMFFEEARELLETLDSGLSGDGPPGDSPKRWDPVYRAAHSLKGAAAMVGLAGISQQALAMEKALGQLRTGAAAWGAEISQSLGGQRARLVELIDDEEKRFRAP, encoded by the coding sequence GTGAGCGACGCAAACAGCGACATGTTCCGGGAGATGTTCTTCGAAGAGGCACGCGAGCTCCTGGAGACCCTGGACAGTGGCCTGTCGGGGGACGGGCCGCCCGGCGACTCGCCGAAGCGCTGGGATCCCGTCTACCGGGCGGCCCACAGCCTGAAGGGGGCCGCGGCCATGGTCGGGCTCGCCGGCATCTCGCAGCAGGCGCTCGCCATGGAGAAGGCGCTCGGGCAGCTCAGGACCGGGGCGGCGGCCTGGGGCGCCGAGATCTCGCAGTCGCTCGGCGGGCAGAGGGCCCGGCTGGTCGAACTGATCGACGACGAGGAGAAGCGATTCCGCGCCCCCTAG
- a CDS encoding methyl-accepting chemotaxis protein — translation MRISIGTKVTVALVIFGLIPALLIATFTYLSAEEFMSRQNSLIRLTAASISDHARSLILKGDASRKADKPGEAPPPIKWAPSADDQVDLKSFVTQTILNSKLENASVYLVDPVGNVLLQQGKQGGFGTSQADQTLDLRYKGLAEEVGITTVSKLLPARTDPPAPSEVVGFAPIQLPASPARGYFTLVAVPKSTAYEIIYNNQFLMLVILVATAVLTIILGYIFGKWFVRPLIEIKDVTEALHQGRLDVRTNVHRTDELGDLAGLTNLVVDRLSEVISQIRSMTSSVSTASSQLNSSAQQLSQGASEQAATIQQIASSLSNVDASVARNAQHARDTARTANEASGQAERGGEAVHETVAAMREITDRILIVEDIAYQTNLLALNAAIEAARAGAHGKGFAVVAGEVRKLAEKSQDAAQKIGDLAKRSVSVAENAGALLERTVPMIRATSDLISEIAAASQQQMAAIREINIGVRQLEEVVQQNAAASHQLAATSTDLASQSSGLQHKVEFFRLDATEPGYSTPLTQPPPSRSLQRTAPRPSHRPAVRRLPSPGSMLTQPSDGTAAPLGNSSPIHSTGGGNSHQPPPQAATPPHDFPQKGGILVNLDDNDDDNFERFS, via the coding sequence GTGAGAATCTCGATCGGAACCAAGGTGACCGTCGCCCTCGTGATCTTCGGGCTCATCCCCGCGCTCCTGATCGCGACCTTCACCTACTTGTCCGCCGAGGAGTTCATGTCCCGGCAGAACAGCCTCATCCGGCTGACGGCCGCGTCGATCAGCGACCACGCGCGGTCCCTGATCCTCAAGGGCGACGCGTCGCGGAAGGCCGATAAGCCCGGCGAGGCCCCGCCGCCGATCAAGTGGGCCCCGTCGGCCGACGACCAGGTGGACCTGAAGTCGTTCGTCACCCAGACCATCCTGAATTCGAAGCTGGAGAACGCCTCCGTCTACCTCGTGGACCCGGTCGGCAACGTCCTGCTCCAGCAGGGCAAGCAGGGGGGGTTCGGGACGTCGCAGGCCGACCAGACGCTCGACCTCCGGTACAAGGGCCTGGCGGAGGAGGTCGGCATCACCACGGTGAGCAAGCTGCTCCCCGCGCGGACGGACCCCCCCGCGCCCTCGGAGGTCGTGGGATTCGCCCCGATCCAGCTCCCGGCGAGCCCCGCACGCGGCTACTTCACGCTCGTCGCCGTCCCGAAGAGCACCGCGTACGAGATCATCTACAACAACCAGTTCCTCATGTTGGTCATCCTCGTCGCCACGGCCGTGCTGACCATCATCCTCGGCTACATCTTCGGCAAGTGGTTCGTGCGGCCCCTGATCGAGATCAAGGACGTGACCGAGGCGCTCCACCAGGGCCGCCTGGACGTCCGGACGAACGTGCACAGGACCGACGAGCTCGGGGACCTGGCGGGACTGACCAACCTGGTCGTGGACCGGCTCTCCGAGGTGATCAGCCAGATCCGGAGCATGACCTCGTCGGTGTCCACCGCCAGCAGCCAGCTTAATTCGAGCGCCCAGCAGCTCTCGCAGGGGGCATCCGAGCAGGCGGCCACGATCCAGCAGATCGCCAGCAGCCTCTCGAACGTGGACGCCTCCGTGGCGCGAAATGCCCAGCACGCGCGGGACACGGCCCGGACGGCCAACGAGGCCAGCGGCCAGGCGGAGCGCGGCGGCGAGGCGGTCCACGAGACCGTCGCGGCGATGCGGGAGATCACCGATCGGATCCTGATCGTCGAGGACATCGCCTACCAGACGAACCTGCTCGCGCTCAACGCCGCCATCGAGGCGGCGCGGGCCGGGGCGCACGGCAAGGGGTTCGCGGTCGTCGCCGGCGAGGTGCGCAAGCTCGCGGAGAAGAGCCAGGACGCCGCCCAGAAGATCGGCGACCTGGCCAAGCGGAGCGTCTCCGTCGCGGAGAACGCCGGCGCCCTGCTTGAGCGGACCGTCCCCATGATCCGGGCGACGTCGGACCTGATCTCGGAGATCGCCGCCGCGTCCCAGCAGCAGATGGCGGCGATCCGCGAGATCAACATCGGCGTCCGTCAGCTCGAGGAGGTCGTCCAGCAGAACGCGGCGGCCAGCCACCAGCTGGCCGCCACGTCCACCGACCTGGCGTCGCAGTCCTCGGGCTTGCAGCACAAGGTCGAGTTTTTTCGCCTCGACGCCACCGAGCCCGGGTACTCCACGCCCCTGACGCAACCCCCGCCGTCGAGGAGCTTGCAAAGGACGGCCCCGCGGCCCTCACATCGCCCGGCCGTCCGGCGGCTTCCGTCCCCCGGCTCGATGCTGACGCAGCCCTCCGACGGCACGGCCGCACCCCTGGGGAACTCCTCGCCGATCCATTCGACCGGCGGGGGCAACTCCCACCAGCCCCCGCCCCAGGCCGCCACGCCGCCGCACGACTTCCCCCAGAAGGGGGGCATCCTCGTCAACCTGGACGACAACGACGACGACAATTTCGAGCGGTTTTCGTAA
- a CDS encoding protein-glutamate methylesterase/protein-glutamine glutaminase — MVVDDSAVMRQRLKAIIESDPTFRVVLASDPYEAVAILSKSVPGVIVLDVEMPRMDGLTFLRKLMRQHPMPVVLCTTQAERAVTALEMGAVEVIAKPDWTNASRLNEWSASFVETIRNAARAGRLPVRDDRAASPGGEARHSADVILPRVPFRPSPSITDRVIAVGVSTGGVQAIQQLLTGFPPGCPGIVIVQHMPPDFTQAFATRLNNDPKIQVEVAEARHHEPIVVGRALVIPGSAHGLIRRAGTGYRVELADGPPVCRHRPSVDVLFRSAAQAAGPLAAGVIMTGMGDDGAGGLLEMREAGSLTIAQNEATSVVFGMPREAIRRGAAKYVVPLDAIASTVMSWHANPDAGTWF, encoded by the coding sequence ATGGTCGTCGATGACAGCGCGGTGATGAGGCAGCGGCTCAAGGCGATCATCGAGTCCGACCCGACGTTCCGCGTCGTCCTCGCCTCGGATCCGTATGAAGCCGTGGCCATCCTCAGCAAGTCCGTCCCGGGGGTGATCGTCCTGGACGTCGAGATGCCGCGGATGGACGGGCTCACCTTCCTCCGCAAGCTGATGCGCCAGCATCCGATGCCGGTGGTCCTGTGCACGACCCAGGCGGAGCGGGCGGTCACCGCGCTGGAGATGGGGGCGGTCGAGGTGATCGCCAAGCCCGACTGGACCAACGCGTCGCGGCTGAACGAGTGGTCGGCCAGCTTCGTGGAGACCATCCGCAACGCGGCCCGCGCCGGCCGCCTGCCCGTGCGCGACGACCGGGCCGCGTCGCCGGGGGGCGAGGCGCGGCACTCCGCCGACGTCATCCTGCCGAGGGTCCCTTTCCGGCCGAGCCCGTCGATCACGGACCGGGTGATCGCCGTTGGGGTGAGCACCGGCGGCGTGCAGGCGATCCAGCAGCTCCTGACCGGCTTCCCGCCGGGCTGCCCGGGCATCGTGATCGTGCAGCACATGCCGCCGGACTTCACCCAGGCCTTCGCGACGCGGCTGAACAACGACCCGAAGATCCAGGTCGAGGTCGCCGAGGCCCGCCACCACGAGCCGATCGTGGTCGGGCGTGCCCTGGTGATCCCGGGGAGTGCCCACGGCCTGATCCGCCGCGCCGGCACCGGATACCGGGTGGAGCTGGCCGACGGCCCCCCCGTCTGTCGCCACCGCCCCAGCGTCGACGTACTCTTCCGCTCGGCCGCCCAGGCCGCCGGCCCCCTCGCGGCCGGCGTCATCATGACCGGCATGGGCGACGACGGCGCGGGGGGCCTGCTCGAGATGCGCGAGGCCGGCTCCCTGACCATCGCCCAGAACGAGGCCACGTCGGTCGTCTTCGGCATGCCCCGCGAGGCCATCCGCCGCGGCGCGGCGAAGTACGTCGTCCCGCTGGACGCGATCGCCTCGACCGTGATGTCCTGGCACGCCAACCCGGACGCCGGGACTTGGTTCTAG
- a CDS encoding chemotaxis protein CheW, whose product MVDGATAILPDFEREKAESYVIFRLGGEGYALEVMRVQEVMDVESMTEVPGGSKSLLGVINLRGHVVPVYDLRIPFGLASNPNPPKMPSVLIVEIEAGNDARVTGLVVDRVSDVLEFSPDQMQPAPQLGLGKATPFVRGLIRHQDAFLLVLDVDRVFSALAKLNGEGV is encoded by the coding sequence ATGGTCGACGGCGCAACGGCAATCCTCCCCGATTTCGAGCGAGAAAAGGCCGAATCCTATGTCATATTTAGGCTAGGGGGGGAGGGCTACGCGCTCGAGGTGATGCGGGTGCAGGAGGTGATGGACGTCGAATCGATGACCGAGGTCCCCGGGGGCTCGAAGTCGCTCCTGGGCGTCATCAATCTCCGCGGGCACGTCGTTCCGGTCTATGACCTGAGAATCCCGTTCGGGCTGGCGAGCAACCCCAACCCTCCCAAGATGCCCAGCGTCCTGATCGTGGAGATCGAGGCGGGGAACGACGCCCGGGTGACCGGACTGGTCGTGGACAGGGTCTCGGACGTCCTGGAATTCTCCCCGGATCAAATGCAACCTGCACCGCAGCTTGGCCTTGGGAAGGCGACCCCGTTCGTCCGGGGATTGATCCGTCACCAGGATGCGTTCTTGCTCGTACTGGATGTGGATAGGGTCTTCTCCGCACTGGCGAAGCTGAATGGCGAGGGAGTTTAA
- a CDS encoding CheR family methyltransferase: MATSGMLPPSPNEPEPWSEKDFGPIVAFLRHQIGITLETHRMGLLQARLRSRLQTKGFQSFTQFHEQVLRIDPAGWGTQLLVDLSTVNHTSFFREPAHFNFLCQQVGAWLKEAPGTTVRIWSAGCSSGQEPYSIAIALAEALPPHGLAKVEIWASDLSLEMLKAAAGAIYTQRDVQGVSPSRLRRFFMLGRGPREGSFKVVPEVRDLVKYRHIDLRQPTWALPSDFHVIFCRNVSIYFSDEERLVLLERLSHHLRPGGWLIMGNGEILPSVPASLRKHSPSLYQREA, encoded by the coding sequence GTGGCGACATCGGGCATGCTGCCACCCTCGCCCAACGAACCGGAACCGTGGTCCGAGAAGGACTTCGGGCCGATCGTGGCGTTCCTGCGGCATCAGATCGGGATCACGCTGGAGACCCACCGGATGGGCCTTCTGCAGGCCCGGTTGCGATCACGCCTCCAGACCAAGGGGTTCCAGAGCTTCACGCAGTTCCACGAGCAGGTGCTCCGGATCGATCCGGCCGGCTGGGGCACGCAGCTGCTCGTGGACCTGAGCACGGTGAACCACACCTCGTTCTTCCGCGAGCCGGCGCATTTCAACTTCCTGTGCCAGCAGGTCGGCGCCTGGCTGAAGGAGGCACCCGGAACGACCGTGCGGATCTGGTCGGCCGGCTGCTCGTCGGGTCAGGAGCCCTACAGCATCGCGATCGCCCTGGCGGAGGCGCTCCCCCCGCACGGGCTGGCGAAGGTGGAAATCTGGGCGAGCGACCTGTCGCTGGAGATGCTCAAGGCGGCCGCCGGCGCCATCTACACCCAGCGGGACGTCCAGGGCGTTTCCCCGTCGCGGCTGAGGCGGTTCTTCATGCTCGGCCGCGGGCCCCGGGAGGGATCCTTCAAGGTGGTGCCCGAGGTCCGGGACCTGGTGAAGTACCGGCACATCGACCTCCGGCAGCCGACGTGGGCCCTGCCCAGCGACTTCCACGTCATCTTCTGCCGGAATGTCTCGATCTACTTCTCCGACGAGGAGCGGTTGGTGCTCCTGGAGCGGCTGTCGCACCACTTGCGCCCCGGGGGCTGGCTGATCATGGGCAACGGGGAGATCCTCCCCTCGGTCCCCGCCTCCCTCCGGAAGCATTCGCCGTCCCTCTACCAGAGGGAGGCGTGA
- a CDS encoding chemotaxis protein CheA, translating to MAEDQFREMFYEEARELLIGLEEGLMDLERRREDRAHLDRTFRAAHSLKGAAAMVGLENIARFTHGIEAVLDRIRSGELAVDSDMITTLLEARDHLAAMVEGESMGSPVPASGDLSDRLASLLRGSAAHTAPVAAKPTPPPAPAAVAKAPMATPAPPPALEAEPEAAASPANPAAPPASPAPARKPRTPRPRKAAAEKKPRAKGAKARAMDAAGDKAVGYRILLSPGPDTLRRGVNPLGVLDELRDLGRTTISTDPELVPFLDEIDPERCHLTWTIDLDTDAPPERLEDVFLFVKEDCAVAISERLADGRLRALASAEGLPDPGALAESPPAPPRADAAPPAPPPAAAKAGSGNGAVPRVMPVPMPETPPVRPASPAASAAAAPGARPHARIRVDAIQLDDLVGLAGELVVLSDNLQAMREDPHAAGWLHALEALDRVSREIRDTTLELRMVPVDELFSRFHRVVRDLADRSGKEIDLKIVGQETRLDRTIVERLGDPMVHLIRNAVDHALEPPEERLEKGKSRVGKITLTAGHEGDRVAIRVEDDGRGLDRERIVRKGIARGLVAPGTPADDPRVINLIFEPGFSTRDDVSELSGRGVGLDVVNDSIRALRGSLTVESTPGKGTAFVFRLPLTLALIDGLLIEAAGGKFVVPLTQVEECVSLSGMGPALAKERPCVSVRGELVPMVSLRNLFRTNGQLPRRQELLLTRHAGQRVGVAVDRLVGRVQAVIQSLGEGMQVLNRYSGATILGDGSVSLILDLSAVVSESLVADQGAYSTPSIGVRAEVFR from the coding sequence ATGGCGGAAGACCAATTCCGGGAGATGTTCTACGAGGAGGCGCGCGAGCTCCTCATCGGCCTGGAAGAAGGGCTGATGGACCTGGAGCGCCGGCGCGAGGATCGCGCGCATCTCGATCGGACATTCCGGGCGGCCCACAGCCTGAAGGGGGCCGCCGCCATGGTCGGCCTCGAGAACATCGCCCGATTCACGCACGGGATCGAGGCCGTGCTGGACCGGATCCGCTCCGGCGAGCTCGCGGTCGATTCGGACATGATCACGACGCTCCTGGAGGCCAGGGACCACCTCGCGGCGATGGTGGAGGGCGAGTCCATGGGCTCGCCCGTGCCCGCCTCGGGCGACCTGTCGGATCGCCTCGCGTCGCTGCTGAGGGGCTCGGCCGCCCACACGGCCCCTGTGGCCGCGAAGCCAACTCCGCCACCGGCCCCGGCCGCCGTCGCCAAGGCCCCCATGGCGACGCCGGCTCCCCCGCCGGCCCTCGAGGCCGAGCCGGAGGCGGCGGCTTCCCCGGCCAATCCGGCCGCGCCTCCTGCCTCCCCGGCCCCGGCCAGGAAGCCCCGGACGCCCCGCCCCAGGAAGGCGGCGGCCGAGAAGAAGCCCCGAGCGAAGGGGGCTAAGGCCAGGGCGATGGATGCGGCCGGCGACAAGGCCGTCGGCTACCGGATCCTCCTCTCCCCGGGCCCGGACACGCTGCGTCGGGGCGTGAACCCGCTCGGCGTGCTCGACGAGCTCCGGGACCTCGGCCGGACGACGATCTCGACCGACCCCGAGCTCGTCCCGTTCCTGGACGAGATCGATCCCGAGCGCTGCCACCTGACCTGGACGATCGACCTCGATACGGACGCCCCGCCGGAACGCCTGGAGGATGTCTTCCTCTTCGTGAAGGAGGACTGTGCCGTCGCGATCTCCGAGCGGCTGGCCGACGGACGGCTCCGCGCCCTGGCCTCGGCGGAGGGGCTTCCGGATCCCGGGGCGCTCGCGGAGTCGCCGCCGGCCCCCCCCCGGGCGGATGCGGCGCCGCCCGCACCGCCTCCCGCGGCGGCGAAGGCGGGCTCCGGGAACGGGGCCGTGCCGCGGGTGATGCCCGTGCCCATGCCGGAGACGCCGCCGGTCCGGCCCGCGTCGCCCGCGGCGAGCGCGGCGGCGGCCCCCGGCGCCCGCCCGCACGCCCGCATCCGCGTGGACGCGATCCAGCTCGACGACCTCGTGGGCCTCGCCGGCGAGCTCGTCGTGCTCTCGGACAATCTCCAGGCGATGCGAGAGGACCCGCACGCCGCGGGCTGGCTGCACGCCCTGGAGGCCCTCGACCGGGTCAGCCGGGAGATCCGCGACACGACGCTCGAACTCCGGATGGTCCCCGTGGACGAGCTTTTCTCGCGGTTCCACCGCGTCGTCCGGGACCTCGCGGATCGGTCGGGGAAGGAGATCGACCTGAAGATCGTCGGCCAGGAGACGCGGCTCGACCGGACGATCGTGGAGCGGCTGGGCGACCCGATGGTCCACCTGATCCGCAACGCCGTGGACCACGCGCTCGAGCCGCCGGAGGAGCGTCTGGAGAAGGGCAAGTCGCGCGTCGGCAAGATCACGCTGACGGCCGGCCACGAGGGGGACCGCGTGGCGATCCGCGTCGAGGACGACGGCCGCGGCCTCGACCGGGAGCGGATCGTCCGCAAGGGGATCGCCCGGGGGCTCGTGGCGCCGGGGACCCCGGCGGACGACCCCCGAGTGATCAACCTCATCTTCGAGCCGGGCTTCTCGACGCGCGACGACGTCAGCGAGCTCTCGGGCCGCGGGGTGGGGCTCGACGTGGTGAACGACTCGATCCGGGCGCTCCGCGGCAGCCTCACCGTCGAGAGCACGCCCGGCAAGGGGACCGCCTTCGTCTTCCGGCTCCCGCTGACCCTCGCGCTCATCGACGGCCTGCTCATCGAGGCGGCCGGGGGCAAGTTCGTGGTCCCGCTGACCCAGGTGGAGGAGTGCGTCTCCCTGAGCGGCATGGGCCCCGCGCTGGCGAAGGAGCGGCCCTGCGTCTCGGTCCGGGGCGAGCTCGTCCCGATGGTCTCGCTCCGCAACCTCTTCCGCACGAACGGGCAGTTGCCCCGGCGCCAGGAGCTCCTCCTGACGAGGCACGCGGGCCAGCGCGTGGGCGTGGCGGTGGACCGGCTCGTGGGCCGCGTTCAGGCGGTGATCCAGTCCCTCGGCGAGGGGATGCAGGTCTTGAATCGATATTCCGGCGCCACGATCCTGGGTGACGGGAGCGTGTCGCTGATCCTCGATCTCTCCGCGGTCGTGAGCGAGTCGCTGGTCGCGGATCAAGGTGCCTATTCCACGCCCTCGATCGGCGTGAGGGCGGAGGTCTTTCGGTGA
- a CDS encoding response regulator, with amino-acid sequence MSKTVVHADDSAAVRHWVSQQLGEMDLKVLSVPDGEAALRLLRDAPCDLLLTDLEMPNLDGLALVAAVRGLPSRRFMPVLVLSSHQPDEFEPHRRQGVTGWMVKPIDPEHLRRWIRRVLAG; translated from the coding sequence ATGAGCAAGACCGTGGTTCACGCCGACGACAGTGCCGCGGTGCGGCACTGGGTGTCGCAGCAACTCGGGGAGATGGACCTCAAGGTGCTGTCCGTCCCCGACGGCGAGGCCGCGCTCCGGCTCCTGCGCGACGCCCCGTGCGACCTCCTGCTGACGGACCTCGAGATGCCGAACCTGGACGGGCTGGCCCTCGTCGCGGCCGTCCGGGGGCTCCCTTCCCGTCGGTTCATGCCGGTCCTGGTCCTCTCCAGCCATCAGCCGGATGAATTCGAGCCGCACCGCCGGCAGGGCGTGACGGGATGGATGGTGAAGCCGATCGACCCGGAGCACCTGCGGCGGTGGATCCGTCGCGTCCTGGCGGGGTAG
- a CDS encoding FAD-binding and (Fe-S)-binding domain-containing protein, whose protein sequence is MLTTNQRPASALTRLHDRLSRETRAEVHPDRGHRGLYSTDASLYQVEPVGVVVPRTVDDVAAAVRIAAEEGVAIIPRGGATSLSGQTIGDGIVIDFSKYLNRIGIVDRDSMTVHVEPGVVLDRLNAHLKPMGLMFGPDVSTSDRATLGGMIGNNSAGARSLRYGKTVDHVRAVDVVLADGTRAKLGPVSPAELDVLCAREGLLGTAYRTVRDEVAGHRDAIVARFPHILRRVSGYNLDEFIPGLPVRAPGWADDPWEFNLAKLIVGSEGSLAVLTGADLRVVPIPPFQGLVVLSFATIPAAIDRIREMVETGPAAVEMIDRTILDLAAESPLYSQYLDFAEGRPEAVLAAQYYADSEAELAAKADDLVRRFEGRPGVVGIRKSLKDSAKDGFWKVRKAGLALLMSMVGDAKPVAFVEDTAVSPEKLPAFYERFQAIVAKHGVRASCYGHADVGCLHIRPILNMKTERGVEGLRGIAREVSDLVVEFAGSMSGEHGDGLARSLWNRKLFGEEVYGSLRRVKAAFDPENRLNPGKVIGETDPGENLRMGPEYAAREPASTELDFSDQGGFARAVEMCTGVGACRKPAGGTMCPSYMVTRDEMHSTRGRANALRLVMTGELPSSGAFANDTLMEALDLCLQCKACKTECPSGVDMAKLKAEVLHQYYGNGPRPLSHLLMGRIFRLNPLGSAMAPIANATLRSPAFRWLLEKVAGIDRRRTLPAFASRNFRAWFDRHAVDPGAGRRGSVVLIDDCFTTYNNPEVGIAAVQVLEAAGYRVGLASLRCCGRPAASKGLLPLARELARENVEKLLPYAREGTPILGLEPSCLTMFVDDYRDFRLGPDAKEVAARCDMVEAFVADPGNAPDLEFNPLDGRILVHGHCQQKATLGTAGTSAALRRIPGAEVRELDSGCCGMAGSFGYERGHYEVSSALAERVLIPAAAADPSATLAAPGFSCRSQVHGLAGIEASHPIEVLARQLRRGRSVGG, encoded by the coding sequence ATGCTCACGACCAACCAGCGTCCTGCCTCCGCCCTGACCCGACTCCACGACAGGCTGTCCCGGGAGACCCGCGCCGAGGTCCACCCCGACCGGGGGCACCGGGGGCTCTACTCCACCGACGCGAGCCTCTACCAGGTCGAGCCGGTCGGCGTGGTCGTGCCGAGGACGGTGGACGACGTGGCGGCCGCCGTCCGGATCGCCGCCGAGGAGGGCGTGGCGATCATCCCCCGGGGCGGCGCGACGAGCCTGTCGGGCCAGACCATCGGCGACGGCATCGTCATCGACTTCTCCAAGTACCTGAATCGGATCGGCATCGTCGACCGGGACTCGATGACGGTGCACGTCGAGCCGGGCGTCGTCCTGGACCGCCTGAATGCCCACCTCAAGCCGATGGGCCTCATGTTCGGGCCGGACGTCTCGACGAGCGACCGAGCGACCCTGGGCGGGATGATCGGGAACAACTCGGCCGGCGCGCGGTCGCTGCGATACGGGAAGACCGTGGACCACGTCCGGGCCGTGGACGTCGTCCTGGCCGACGGCACCAGGGCGAAGCTCGGCCCGGTCTCCCCGGCCGAGCTGGACGTGCTCTGCGCGCGGGAGGGCCTCCTCGGGACGGCGTACCGGACGGTCCGCGACGAGGTGGCGGGGCATCGGGACGCGATCGTCGCCCGCTTCCCGCACATCCTCCGCCGGGTGAGCGGCTACAACCTCGACGAGTTCATCCCGGGGCTGCCGGTGAGAGCCCCGGGCTGGGCGGACGACCCCTGGGAATTCAACCTGGCGAAACTCATCGTCGGGTCGGAGGGCTCGCTCGCGGTGCTGACCGGGGCCGACCTGCGGGTGGTCCCCATCCCGCCGTTCCAGGGCCTCGTCGTGCTCTCCTTCGCGACGATCCCCGCGGCCATCGACCGGATCCGGGAGATGGTGGAGACCGGGCCGGCGGCCGTCGAGATGATCGACCGGACGATCCTCGACCTGGCCGCGGAGAGCCCGCTCTATTCGCAGTACCTGGACTTCGCCGAGGGGCGTCCCGAGGCCGTCCTGGCGGCGCAGTATTACGCCGATTCCGAGGCGGAGCTGGCGGCGAAGGCCGACGACCTCGTCCGCCGCTTCGAGGGCCGGCCGGGGGTCGTCGGCATCCGCAAGAGCCTGAAGGACTCGGCGAAGGATGGATTCTGGAAGGTCCGCAAGGCCGGGCTGGCCCTGCTCATGAGCATGGTGGGCGACGCCAAGCCGGTGGCCTTCGTCGAGGACACCGCCGTCAGCCCGGAGAAGCTCCCAGCCTTCTATGAGCGGTTCCAGGCCATCGTCGCGAAGCACGGCGTCCGGGCCTCGTGCTACGGCCATGCGGACGTGGGCTGCCTGCACATCCGGCCGATCCTCAACATGAAGACCGAGCGGGGGGTCGAGGGCCTGCGGGGCATCGCGAGGGAGGTCTCCGACCTGGTCGTCGAGTTCGCCGGCTCGATGAGCGGCGAGCACGGCGACGGCCTGGCGCGGAGCCTCTGGAACCGGAAGCTCTTCGGCGAGGAGGTCTACGGCTCCCTCCGGCGCGTCAAGGCGGCGTTCGACCCGGAGAACCGCCTCAACCCCGGGAAGGTCATCGGCGAGACCGATCCGGGGGAGAACCTGCGGATGGGGCCGGAGTACGCGGCCCGCGAGCCGGCCTCCACCGAGCTCGACTTCTCCGACCAGGGCGGATTCGCGCGGGCCGTCGAGATGTGCACGGGCGTGGGCGCCTGCCGGAAGCCGGCGGGCGGCACGATGTGCCCCAGCTACATGGTCACCCGCGACGAGATGCACTCGACCCGCGGCCGGGCCAACGCCCTCCGCCTGGTGATGACGGGCGAGCTCCCCTCATCCGGCGCCTTCGCCAACGACACGCTGATGGAGGCCCTGGACCTCTGCCTCCAGTGCAAGGCTTGCAAGACCGAATGCCCATCGGGCGTGGACATGGCAAAGCTCAAGGCCGAGGTGCTCCATCAGTATTACGGCAACGGCCCGCGGCCGCTGAGTCACCTGCTCATGGGCCGGATCTTCCGGCTCAATCCGCTGGGCTCCGCCATGGCTCCCATCGCCAATGCCACGTTGAGGAGCCCGGCCTTCCGGTGGCTCCTGGAGAAGGTGGCCGGGATCGACCGCCGCCGGACCCTCCCCGCCTTCGCCTCCCGGAACTTCCGGGCCTGGTTCGATCGCCACGCCGTGGACCCCGGCGCCGGCCGTCGCGGGTCCGTCGTCCTGATCGACGACTGCTTCACCACGTACAACAACCCCGAGGTCGGGATCGCCGCCGTCCAGGTCCTGGAGGCCGCGGGCTACCGGGTGGGCCTGGCGAGCCTGCGATGCTGCGGCCGGCCGGCCGCCTCGAAGGGCCTGCTGCCGCTGGCCCGGGAGCTCGCCCGCGAGAATGTGGAGAAGCTGCTCCCCTACGCCCGCGAGGGCACGCCCATCCTCGGCCTCGAGCCGAGCTGCCTGACGATGTTCGTGGACGACTACAGGGACTTCCGCCTGGGCCCGGACGCCAAGGAGGTCGCCGCCCGCTGCGACATGGTCGAGGCGTTTGTGGCCGATCCCGGTAACGCGCCGGACCTCGAGTTCAATCCCCTCGACGGCCGGATCCTGGTCCACGGGCATTGCCAGCAGAAGGCGACCCTGGGGACCGCCGGCACGTCCGCGGCGCTCCGGCGGATCCCGGGGGCCGAGGTGCGGGAGCTCGACTCCGGCTGCTGCGGCATGGCCGGCTCCTTCGGCTACGAACGCGGGCATTACGAGGTCAGCTCCGCGCTGGCCGAGCGGGTCCTGATCCCGGCCGCGGCGGCCGACCCGTCCGCGACCCTCGCCGCGCCCGGGTTCTCGTGCCGGAGCCAGGTGCACGGCCTCGCCGGGATCGAGGCGAGCCACCCGATCGAGGTGCTCGCCCGGCAGCTGCGTAGGGGAAGGTCCGTTGGCGGGTGA